One Primulina eburnea isolate SZY01 chromosome 4, ASM2296580v1, whole genome shotgun sequence genomic window, TCTCTCCTGCCAGAATTTATCAAAATGTAGAAGAAATTGGAACTTGTATTCAGAATAGTTTTCATGGTAAGCATGAGCCTATCCTGAATTTTGCTAGCTCTTTTTCAGGTGGGATTTGTTTCCAACTAATCTTGTATCAGTGTTTGCCATGAAATAATCATGTGGTGACTAtgaatgatatacaaaatgGACCTATCTAAAATCAGTTAACAGAAAAACAGAAAGGAGAAAGAAAAGTTGACAAGTTCCCCCAATTGAGACCACACCCATTCTGGTGCCTCATATAACCCACGGCTGGATGTGTCTATGTGGTATCACCTGTCTAAGATTTATGGGGCACCGATGATGTGGAGATTGAAAGGTTGATTTACCAAACACAATGTTATTTTACTTCCCTGGCTGTTCTTCCATTTCTTGTTTGTCCTCTGCAATTGTTGACTGTGAACCTCCTTTAAGATTCTATCTCGTGCTGATATTTCTACTGTTAATTCATGATATACTTAGATTCTTAAGTAGCCAAGTGTATATGCGTATGGCTTGATGCATATCGGTTTATAATGCAGCTTCATTTTATGATAAAGCATATGCTCTGGAAACTGCAGGGACTGAGACCAACCATGACGAATATTTTGATGTAGAACATTTTTTGCAGAAGCAGCAATTCAATAAACCTGATTCTTCAGCTGCAGATAATTTGGTAAACACATTCTTTGTTCCATAATTCAGCATTAATAATGCCATTTGTTACTACTATacattttactgtttttattagTCTAGGGTTTTGATATAAGCTTCTGAGAAGTCCTCCCGGAGCCTTATTCACGATAATCGCATAAAAGAATTTGCTAATATACTAGTCTCACACTTAATTGTGTTGTATGAAACACACGCAGGATACTAAACCATCCCCCTGCTCATCAAATGTGGATACAATTTTTTCTTCCATCCTAGAGTCTCTAGAATTCCGAAATGATGAAGGTATATACTACAGTTTTTTTTTACATCGATACTTACAATCGAGGGAGTATGCATGCACGCCATAAAGTTTATCGATATCATATCTTACTCGTCTCACTGCTCTGCAGGAATTGATCATCTTTATGTGCTACAGTTAGATATCAAAGAAAGTGGTGATGCTAGCAGCAGAAACCAATGTGAATCTCAAGCATGCGATGCTTCAGATTTATACACCTCTGAGATTATTTTTCCTGGTCCATATGTTGAAAGCAATTCAATATATGATGATAAAACAGAAAATATGTCCTGGCTTGATTACAAACGCAAAGAGTCTAGTCTACTTTCTGATGTGGCTGAAGAGTACATGATATTACCTTTTTTAGAGGATACTTTTGATGTTGGACAGGACCATGATAGCAGAGCATCCGGAGAAGCCATCTTAGATGCAGGAAATTCAAATTTATGCGATGTTATCCATCAATTAAGACCTTGTGATCTGGAGGCTGACATAAATAAATGTCATGACCCAGATTATGAGTGCTTTGATCCACAGATGTATATCAGAAATATACCAGGCCAGTCAGACGTGTCTTTATGTTATTCATCTGATACGAAGGAAACTCGGCGGATCACTTTAGTACTTGACTTGGATGGTAATTACATTGTCTTAATACCTGTAAGCATTTTATGTAACTTTAGATGAGTTTTACACTTTTGAAAATTTCATGCATTTTGTGCCAACCTTGATTGGGTACATCGATAGTTAGATGTGAATAAGCTAAGTGCAATTTCACGCTTTAAGCTCTAGACTCTAGAGAATGTTTCAATCTTATGAAATCGTGCAATTTTTTAGTTGTCTGTATTTTTGTGCTTTATTGAGTGGTCTAAAAGTTGGCGGACACAAGTATTTGCTCGAGTTACTTCCAGGAGGAATcaatcaattttaaaaaaaaaattaatttaagaaACTTTCCTTGGCTGTGTACAGAAACGCTTGTGCATTCTACATTGGATTATTGTGAGGATGCAGACTTCACATTTCCAGTTATCTTCAACATGAAAGAGCATACTGTGTATGTGAAAAAAAGGCCTCACCTCAATGTTTTTCTGAAAAGAGTGGGAGAGTTGTTTGATATCATGGTGTTCACAGCTAGCCAAAGCATCTATGCCAAACAACTTCTAGATATCCTGGATCCAGAAGGAAAGCTTCTATCAAAACGGGCATATCGGGAATCGTGCATCATTTTAGAGGGAAATTATGTGAAAGACCTAACTGTTTTAGGTGTTGATCTTGCAAAGGTTGCCATAATTGATAACTCCCCACAGGTGGAAACTATATTCCTAGTGCTTCATTAAATTCTCAGCATCGCTTGATTTCTTTGATTCAGCTCTTACCttgaaattttgattaaaaagtaatttttttaatacaaaGTTTCAACTTGTTGCCAGTGATCTTACCCATATTTAGCACCTAATTGGTTAATCAATACTCCTTTGCATTAATTATCTTGTAAGGACACTGGGTGCTCCATTTAGTTAAGGTTGTGCGCTCCATCTAGGTAGTATCAAGGGTATCCTAAGTACAGCCTCCGACATCCTCCTAGAtgattaatataaatataagtTAATTCACTAATTTAGCATACTAGATTAGTTAATAGTAGTAAACATACTTTAGGTGAGAATAAACCGGCAATAAAttgattcaaataaaatttcGATTAACCAACAGAAACAGTCCATAATTGAAAGTACGAGCTGATTCAATTTGTACGCCAAGCCTAAACCAACAAATGATCTGATCTTAAGCATCCTCACCCCCCTCACCTTCTCCCTCTCCCGTGTCTGTTTCCCCTAGAAGTCACTTTACTGGGTTAGCTGAGGTTTAAATCTTTAAAAAGTTACAAATTCCTATTTGTGGCAGTGAAGACAATCCTAATTTATTTTTAACTGAATGAGATTGTTCTGCTACGCTTATATTTTTTGTATCGTACAAGTATTCATTTGTTATGCCTGCATCACCAACACTTTGGAAGGTTTAAAACAGCTGGCTGCATCCTCCTTAGATGTTAGATGCTAAATATGTCATAAGTATATCCTTGGTATTGAACATTATGCTTGTGATGGTTTTCAGGTTTTCAAGCTGCAGGTAAATAATGGCATTCCTATTAGGAGTTGGTTTGATGACCCGACAGATTGTGCCCTCATTTCACTCCTTCCATTTTTAGAGACTTTGGTTGATGCGGATGATGTACGGCCCATCATTGCTATGAAATTTGGTAACAAGGAATAAGGGCTCCTCGTCTATTCTTACTGGTTCTTTTGCTGCTCTCGGTCTCTTCAACTTTTTAGGACAGTCtttgattttgtttttgtgCTTCCTATACCCTTTTTGAGTTGATAGAATTTCTTTACTGATAAAAGATAGTCCTCCTAATCGATTCAACTCATGCACATATTTTCTTCCTACCTATCTGTAAATCTCTCTAATTCAGATAGAGGCTTGGGCTTTGTGTTGGGTTTTCCACTCACGTTATTTCGTGAGGTTGTCTCTAGCTGTTTAGGTTAGTTTATGCCAGAAGTTAGGGCCACAAGGTTCCTTTTTTTTAAACTTGTACAACTATAGACACAGTGCTTCTCAGTTCTCACAATGTGTATGAATTGATTTCTATGCAATAAATTATGTTTCTTGAGTGAAATATTGCAAAACTTGCATGCAACAAAATGTATGACTTCCCGCCTGAGTAACGTAAAGTGTCCAGCATTAACCATGTATGCAGAGGCTATTCAAAGATGGACAGGGGCAAAATGGCAATGCTTTATATCCAGTGGTCAATGCATAATGGCACCTGGACAGTGAGATTGTTATCTGGCTTAGTTAAATTATTCCGTTCAATAAACATCTGATACGGTTTGAAGTAAACCTAAGGTTGCTGTCCTCATGTTTGTTGGAACTTACGCCTGTCTTTACTTAGTGGCATGATTTGAACTTTTGGGACATAGTCGATAACACTCTCCGTCAAAAATTTGTTAACTTAAAAGCTGCTGTTGGAAAAAAAATTGCTTTCATATCAATCTcaactaaaaatatatatatatttttataaccTTGTGTTAACAAAACGAGTAAATAATTGAGTTTTCAAGGGAAAATATGAGGGTGGTTATACCCCTTTTAATCTCCATCTTTTAATCATGTTTTAAGTTGACCAGTAAAATGAACGGAAGTATATTATGTAACTGTTTATAAAGTTTGCATGGGGGAGTAATAATGGTTCTGATTCTCTCTATTCCTTCTTTCCACCATGGAAAGCTACTTTTAAGTTTCTCAGTACATAGCATTCAGAAGTTAACATTGTGTGAGATATCTTGTGATATTGTTATATCAATTGTATATGTCCCCCCGCCCCTCATCTTCTACTTTATTTTTGCAGCCATATGTTGTAGTTTTTATCTGCTTTCCAAAGattttaataatattagccGATGAACATAGCATGTTTTCAGTTAATTGTAGTAGATAGATTTATTTCGAAATCTTTTAGTTATATTTAACATGTGTGGAGGTGGGAGGATAGACAAAGTGAAAGATTAGGGCGATGGAAAATGTTTGAGTGCCTTTCCCCACATTGTTTTTCTCATCATCTTGAGGCAGCTTAACTAAAGCGAGGTTGTGCTTTTTGACTTAGAAAGAGGTTAGTAAAGCATCTGTCCaaattcttttgggtttaatacaTTATATGGTCAGTACATATGCACCAAGTTTCTGCCGTATAGGTCGATCACCAGATGATTTGGTGTATCTAAGCATTATATTTTACTTCCTAATGTGTGCACCAAGTTTCACGACCCAGGTTCTTTAGTTCATCAATAGattcttattaaatattttgcttGGCACTTATTTTCGGGTCATATAGGTAAGCAAACTGTTTTATGAAATAATGAATGACTAACTATTTTGAACACCAGAATACTATCTTAGCATGTTAATGCTCTGCATCACAATATACGAGTAACCTACTTTTCTCTTGGCATAGTGTACTTGTTTCTTATTTTCAGAAATATACTTTTAGCATTGAGGACCTTAGTAAACTTGCTGATGTAACTTGTAAGTGAAACTGTTGATCTTTAAACAGTTTATATTTCAGATCATAgataatgtagtgacccgttccagaatcacctactaatcaagaactaagcatgcaattaacttaattaataataatcagagataacagcggaaatatggccgacgacaatagttatacaacccaatcgaaatcagaacaactcaaaatatattcggtacaaccatatcgaatagaatagtactgaaaactaaaccaaccagctactcactgtcctcctcctgctcttcctgagccatccaacctgaggcctgccccatgggaatggggtgtccaagataaacaaaaccgaggacgtgagcgataagaacgcccagtacaaaagcatgagtatacaagcctatatgaaatgcacatgctaagatatgataccagggtagtcaagaaacaggagtaacaaaggatctcaaaatgctcagtctagaggcgccaagtggatagtgccgcgcggtactcctctgggtcactgcatccactacaagaacagacgtggacctaaaatgtcccggatcaccgaagccctccggacccgtcggccactgtgtactctcggtgtccatgcgtccacaagacaagacagggctgagcggccccacaagatatagcttatctcgaaagagatacagctcaacagtaaaggctatctcgaaggagatacggctcaacatgaaatgcaacatgcatcataaaacgtgacataatagcatgcatcatatgacatatatcaatgcaccacataatcatgcaacacatataaggatgtatactcgaccaggatatctcggatagtactttcgtacctctatcacagcaagcctagccttacgcaacaccgctaatcaggtctagaacaagtctacgcatcaaaagcatacccaatgaacaatactaccatgctcgactagcaaaaccagtactaccaaaggtttagggtttacctgcgtccgtcgacagccctttgatgtcgattgcctcgtaactcaggcgtcgctacgctaccaatcctggcagctcttggctatcgctcgaccgacaactaaccctagaaaccttccaaacctctcaaatatgagacacaactcaagaattggcaatgcaaaatgaggaaatccgagcactatttataggctatgttcggatccaccgaacccacttcggatcatccgaactcctacgtgtccatcggctcttgacacctcatgatcggatccaccgaacctacacttcggatcatccgaacttgcatgtaaactgacgtgtcgatcaactcttgacacctcatgatcggatccaccgaacccacttcggatcgtccgaactcttcggtgctaccgaaccatcttcggtccgtccgatcatgaccacggtcaaaattacacattaaaccttcttaatcaccattaatccgttaattacccaatttggaattcgggctactacattctccccccttaaaagatttcgtcctcgaaatcaggcttagaggatgaacaaaacgaaataacaacatcgttattacatctcaattgttgttgaatacaactgatatttcgattacaactgaaaacacaaacatatacaaagcataactcaaaagagctctggatgctccgaacgcatacgactctctagctcccaagtggcttcttcagtgcctctgcgctgccactgaactaagacaagaggaatgatcttattccgcaacaccttgtctttgcgatcgaggatccgcactggtcgttccacgtaagacaaatctgaatttagttgaacttcagagggatgcaaaatgtgagactcatctgctacgtatcgtctcaacaaagatacgtggaacacatcatgaatacttgataggtacggcggcaatgcaagtctgtaagccaaatctcccacgctttcaaatatttcaaatggaccaataaatctcggagacagcttacccttgagaccaaatctcaaaatcctgcgaaaaggcgaaactcggagaaacactttctcacctggctgaaaataaagaggtcgccgcttggtgttcgcatgactagcctgtcgatcctgagcgatcttaatccgtttcttgattattgcaaccttataaatagcctgctggactaactccggtccctcaacatgtcgttccccaacttcatcccaaaataatggagtacgacaacgtcgcccatacaacgcctcaaatggtgccataccaatactacgatgatagctgttgttgtacgcgaactcaatcaaaggcaaatgatcctgccaagcgggtccgaaatccataacacaagctcgcatcatatcctcaagtgtacggatagtcctctctgtctgaccgtcggtctctggatgataagccgtactcaaacttagtgaagtgcccaatgctgactggaaactaccccaaaatcgtgaggtaaaacgaggatctctgtcactaacaatactgactggcactccatgcagacgtaaaatctcttgaatatacaagcgagccatacgatcgaaagtgaaatcacggttatatggcagaaaatgagcagacttggtgagtcgatccaccactacccaaatagcatcactgttcctcgaagacaatggcaagtgcgtaatgaaatccatcgcgatatgctcccacttccattcgggaataggtaagttcagcaataatcctcccggtcgacggtgctctgccttaacctgctgacaaacaagacacttggaaacaaactgataaacgctgcgcttcatccctttccaccaaaatcgtgttctcaaatctttatacatcttactgcttcccggatgaacactcaacttgcttcgatgggcctgagataagatctcttccctcaaagtatcatcctctggtactacaacccgattagacaaacacagaagaccattagactgataatggaaattactatctccaccagccaaccgagctaatctctgagtcttgagatcagacatctgagcatctcgaatccgagcgaacaaaattggctcagataaaatggtagcaacacgaatgctctccatacctttccgatgtttgaaattaaatcccaatgaacaacaatcctggatagtactaatcatagcactggtctgaagtgcagaggctctcaccttgcgactaagagcatcggctgtgagattcgcagaacctggatggtacttgatctcgcagtcataatctttaagtagatccatccaacgacgttgtctcatgttcaactcagcctgagtgaacagatacttcagactcttatgatcagtaaaaatttcaaacttaaccccgtacaagtaatgacgccagatttttagcgcaaacacaatagcagctaattctagatcatgaatagggtacttctcctcgtgaggttttaactgcctggatgcgtaagcgatcacatgatcattctgcgtcaacacacaccctaagccttgaaaagaggcatcggtgtaaacactgaaaccatcagatcctgacggtaacgccaaaacaggtgcagaagtaaatagtcgacgaagctctctgaaactatcttcgcactcagatgaccactcgaatggaacatccttccgagtaagttgcgtcaatggtctagctacctaagagaaattcacgatgaagcgacgataataccctgccagacctaggaaactacggatctcagccaccgtcgtaggacgtgaccaattcagcactgcctcaatcttgctgggatccacagaaattccttccttggaaatcacatgaccaagaaatactacacgatcaatccagaactcgcacttactcagcttagcatacaattgcttctcgcgaagaatctgcaacacaatcctcaagtgctggatatgctcttccacactgtgagaataaatcaagatatcatcgatgaaaaccacaacaaactgatccagaaaatcacaaaagactcggttcattagatccatgaacaccgctggcgcattcgtcaatccgaatggcataactagaaactcgtaatgcccatatcgagtacgaaatgcagtcttggaaatatcatcatctctgactctcatctgatgataacccgatcgcaagtcaatcttggagtaaacagaggtaccctgaagctgatcgaacaagtcatcaatacgaggtaatggatacttgtttttgatcgtcacacgattcagctggcgataatcaatacacaatcgcatcgatccatcctttttcttgacaaacaagactggagctccccaaggtgaaacactcgggcgaatataacctttatcaagaagatcctgcaattgctgcttcaattctctcatctctgacggagcaagacgatagggggcacgagaaatcggtgcagtccctggcattaactcaatgccaaattccacctctctaaccggaggaaaaccaggaatctcatctggaaaaacatcaggaaattcacaaaccactggaatatcatctataccaacactacctgtggaggaatcaatcgcatagatgaggtagccttccccgcccgcctctaaagcacgacaggatttcagagcagataccactggcatcggaggtcgcgctccctcaccatagaaaaaccaactagagctctcagtcgtacgaaactgaacaagcttctggtaacaatccacggtagctcggtatgtagtcaataggtctatacctagaatacaatcaaaatcttccatctccaggatcataagattcgcaatcaattcgttaccctcaaaatctaagggacaacccatcactagacgctttgctaacaccgaatgacccatcggagtagaaacagaaagaatgacgtctagagaaacatacggtaacttatgacgcttaacaaatcgtgcagaaatgaatgaatgtgatgctccggtatcaataagaacaaaagcaggaataccgcataaacgaaaagtacctgctatgactctctccgtttcatctgcagcctgatcctggttcagcgcaaaaacctgaccttgggcacgaggtcgaagatttgaactacccactgcctgaccctgcctcctctgctgaacagtcgtttgagatccggaaccagatcctgctccacctcgcaactgaggacaattcttcttgagatgacccatctctccgcactgaaaacaagctcccgcggctgatcggcattgctccgatggatggttcttcccgcaatgcacacaagaaaccttcttcttaccaaagcgaaaaacaccgctagaccgagatccagatccagaagaagaagaaccagatttcttgaaagactgagatcgagggctcaaagtactcggaggtctagaagaaagaatagccctaccacgctggagactgatctctgcctggcgacacctgttcactaatccatcataagaagtaggattatcacagacagtgactcgatcaaaaatctcctggttaagaccctggaggaaatggtcatacttggcctcagaactgccactgatatgaggggcaaagggtaacaactcgaagaacttctgctgatattcatcaacagacatactcccctgcttaagattcaggagctcaatcgtctttgcctggcgaagggctggaggaaagtatagctgcatgaaagctgcacggaaatcggcccaagtcaccctaccctgagactggactatcggcgcagaagtcgatcgccaccacttgcgcgcacggccctcgagaagaaaactaagggtctccatcctctgctcctcggtgcactggaatgcacggaaacaactctccatgcgctctaaccaatcctcagcatcatcgggagtctcaccgccgactaaaggcttaggccccatctgaatgaaacggtgcaaatcaaaacgcctaggaccatcgcgacgatgacgatgttcacgatgacgcctacgatcgtcctggtcaccccaacgacctacacttccctgactactctcatcaccaaagtggtcagccatcgctacaagatagaatggggaaaatggtaaaatggtcaacgaaaatcccaaaacagaatctatatcccaaaatcgtaagcatgctctgataccataaatgtagtgacccgttccagaatcacctactaatcaagaactaagcatgcaattaacttaattaataataatcagagataacagcggaaatatggccgacgacaatagttatacaacccaatcgaaatcagaacaactcaaaatatattcggtacaaccatatcgaatagaatagtactgaaaactaaaccaaccagctactcactgtcctcctcctgctcttcctgagccatccaacctgaggcctgccccatgggaatggggtgtccaagataaacaaaaccgaggacgtgagcgataagaacgcccagtacaaaagcatgagtatacaagcctatatgaaatgcacatgctaagatatgataccagggtagtcaagaaacaggagtaacaaaggatctcaaaatgctcagtctagaggcgccaagtggatagtgccgcgcggtactcctctgggtcactgcatccactacaagaacagacgtggacctaaaatgtcccggatcaccgaagccctccggacccgtcggccactgtgtactctcggtgtccatgcgtccacaagacaagacagggctgagcggccccacaagatatagcttatctcgaaagagatacagctcaacagtaaaggctatctcgaaggagatacggctcaacatgaaatgcaacatgcatcataaaacgtgacataatagcatgcatcatatgacatatatcaatgcaccacataatcatgcaacacatataaggatgtatactcgaccaggatatctcggatagtactttcgtacctctatcacagcaagcctagccttacgcaacaccgctaatcaggtctagaacaagtctacgcatcaaaagcatacccaatgaacaatactaccatgctcgactagcaaaaccagtactaccaaaggtttagggtttacctgcgtccgtcgacagccctttgatgtcgattgcctcgtaactcaggcgtcgctacgctaccaatcctggtagctcttggctatcgctcgaccgacaactaaccctagaaaccttccaaacctctcaaatatgagacacaactcaagaatt contains:
- the LOC140829110 gene encoding uncharacterized protein isoform X1: MPSLRMKTKSTTGCLTEKNCLHVCRKSCMISKNPLSPARIYQNVEEIGTCIQNSFHASFYDKAYALETAGTETNHDEYFDVEHFLQKQQFNKPDSSAADNLDTKPSPCSSNVDTIFSSILESLEFRNDEGIDHLYVLQLDIKESGDASSRNQCESQACDASDLYTSEIIFPGPYVESNSIYDDKTENMSWLDYKRKESSLLSDVAEEYMILPFLEDTFDVGQDHDSRASGEAILDAGNSNLCDVIHQLRPCDLEADINKCHDPDYECFDPQMYIRNIPGQSDVSLCYSSDTKETRRITLVLDLDETLVHSTLDYCEDADFTFPVIFNMKEHTVYVKKRPHLNVFLKRVGELFDIMVFTASQSIYAKQLLDILDPEGKLLSKRAYRESCIILEGNYVKDLTVLGVDLAKVAIIDNSPQVFKLQVNNGIPIRSWFDDPTDCALISLLPFLETLVDADDVRPIIAMKFGNKE
- the LOC140829110 gene encoding uncharacterized protein isoform X2; the encoded protein is MPSLRMKTKSTTGCLTEKNCLHVCRKSCMISKNPLSPARIYQNVEEIGTCIQNSFHAYALETAGTETNHDEYFDVEHFLQKQQFNKPDSSAADNLDTKPSPCSSNVDTIFSSILESLEFRNDEGIDHLYVLQLDIKESGDASSRNQCESQACDASDLYTSEIIFPGPYVESNSIYDDKTENMSWLDYKRKESSLLSDVAEEYMILPFLEDTFDVGQDHDSRASGEAILDAGNSNLCDVIHQLRPCDLEADINKCHDPDYECFDPQMYIRNIPGQSDVSLCYSSDTKETRRITLVLDLDETLVHSTLDYCEDADFTFPVIFNMKEHTVYVKKRPHLNVFLKRVGELFDIMVFTASQSIYAKQLLDILDPEGKLLSKRAYRESCIILEGNYVKDLTVLGVDLAKVAIIDNSPQVFKLQVNNGIPIRSWFDDPTDCALISLLPFLETLVDADDVRPIIAMKFGNKE
- the LOC140829110 gene encoding uncharacterized protein C2F7.02c-like isoform X3, with amino-acid sequence MPSLRMKTKSTTGCLTEKNCLHVCRKSCMISKNPLSPARIYQNVEEIGTCIQNSFHGTETNHDEYFDVEHFLQKQQFNKPDSSAADNLDTKPSPCSSNVDTIFSSILESLEFRNDEGIDHLYVLQLDIKESGDASSRNQCESQACDASDLYTSEIIFPGPYVESNSIYDDKTENMSWLDYKRKESSLLSDVAEEYMILPFLEDTFDVGQDHDSRASGEAILDAGNSNLCDVIHQLRPCDLEADINKCHDPDYECFDPQMYIRNIPGQSDVSLCYSSDTKETRRITLVLDLDETLVHSTLDYCEDADFTFPVIFNMKEHTVYVKKRPHLNVFLKRVGELFDIMVFTASQSIYAKQLLDILDPEGKLLSKRAYRESCIILEGNYVKDLTVLGVDLAKVAIIDNSPQVFKLQVNNGIPIRSWFDDPTDCALISLLPFLETLVDADDVRPIIAMKFGNKE